One genomic segment of Pandoraea sputorum includes these proteins:
- a CDS encoding 3-hydroxyacyl-CoA dehydrogenase NAD-binding domain-containing protein has translation MKYDNIEQVAVIGTGVIGASWAAYFLARGLRVSAWDPAPGARERLREAVDAHWPTLIRIGLTTGATRDSLTFHDTLDAALEGADFVQESGPEREDLKQDLFRKMDDALPPSVVIASSSSGLLMSRVQSVCAHPERVVLGHPFNPPHLIPLVEVIGGEQSSQTAIDTAMQFYRAIGKRAIHVRKEVKGHIANRLQAALWREAIHLVDTGVASVADIDDAIAYGPGLRWAALGPFLNLHLSGGAGGIAHLLEHLGPPIESWWADLGAPVLTDDLKARITAGVEAELAGRGNARLEAQRDAVILGILASKP, from the coding sequence ATGAAATACGACAACATCGAGCAGGTCGCCGTCATCGGTACCGGTGTCATCGGCGCGAGCTGGGCCGCGTACTTTCTGGCACGCGGTCTGCGCGTGAGCGCGTGGGACCCCGCACCGGGCGCACGTGAACGTCTGCGCGAAGCGGTCGATGCGCACTGGCCCACGCTTATCCGCATTGGGCTGACGACAGGCGCGACACGCGACAGCCTTACATTCCACGACACGCTCGACGCCGCGCTCGAAGGGGCCGATTTCGTGCAGGAGAGTGGCCCCGAGCGCGAAGACCTCAAGCAGGATCTTTTCCGCAAGATGGACGATGCGTTGCCGCCGTCGGTGGTGATTGCGTCGAGTTCGTCGGGGTTGTTGATGAGCCGTGTGCAATCGGTGTGCGCCCATCCCGAGCGTGTGGTGCTCGGGCACCCGTTCAATCCGCCGCATTTGATTCCACTCGTCGAGGTGATCGGCGGCGAACAGTCGTCGCAAACCGCCATCGACACCGCCATGCAGTTCTATCGCGCCATTGGCAAGCGCGCGATCCACGTCCGCAAGGAAGTGAAGGGGCATATCGCGAACCGTCTGCAAGCGGCGCTGTGGCGCGAGGCGATTCATCTGGTGGATACCGGCGTGGCCTCCGTTGCGGATATCGACGACGCCATCGCTTACGGCCCGGGCCTGCGCTGGGCGGCGCTGGGGCCGTTCCTGAATCTTCACCTGTCCGGCGGCGCGGGCGGCATCGCCCATCTGCTCGAACACCTTGGCCCGCCCATCGAGTCCTGGTGGGCAGATCTCGGCGCGCCGGTACTGACGGACGACCTCAAGGCACGTATCACCGCTGGCGTCGAGGCCGAGTTGGCCGGGCGGGGCAATGCGCGACTCGAAGCGCAGCGAGACGCGGTCATCCTCGGCATTCTCGCGAGCAAGCCCTGA
- a CDS encoding 3-keto-5-aminohexanoate cleavage protein produces MSKPKVIVTIAPTGGMAYKSQNPHLPTQPDEIARDVYDCYNAGASVVAIHARRPGDDGATCDPAIYRDINRRIRDKCDIVINNSTGGGVHGDMIGQADNGYWEILWEERLKGMDAGAEMCTLDATTIIASFGGKELLMHTSPERSKHLAIEMKKRGIKPEWEVFSPTHIVQDLATLTAAGFDDEPFFVNLVLGVHRGFQNAMPYTPRVLQSMVDLLPKGSIFCVSGIGPAQLPSAMNSLLLGGHVRVGLEDNLYYEHGVPATNQQLTERVVRLVREMGYEPATPTEAREIMGLPRNREVLPEFAVR; encoded by the coding sequence ATGAGCAAACCCAAAGTCATCGTCACCATCGCGCCCACTGGCGGCATGGCGTACAAGTCGCAGAACCCGCATCTGCCCACGCAGCCGGACGAAATCGCGCGCGATGTCTACGACTGCTACAACGCTGGCGCGAGCGTCGTGGCGATTCACGCGCGGCGTCCGGGCGATGACGGTGCGACGTGCGATCCGGCGATCTATCGCGACATCAACCGCCGCATTCGCGACAAGTGCGACATCGTCATCAATAACTCGACAGGCGGCGGCGTCCACGGCGACATGATCGGGCAGGCCGACAACGGCTATTGGGAGATCCTCTGGGAGGAGCGCCTGAAGGGCATGGACGCCGGTGCCGAGATGTGCACGCTCGATGCCACGACCATCATCGCGAGCTTCGGCGGCAAGGAACTGCTGATGCACACCTCGCCGGAGCGCTCGAAGCATCTCGCCATCGAGATGAAGAAGCGCGGCATCAAGCCGGAGTGGGAGGTCTTCAGTCCCACGCACATCGTGCAGGACCTGGCCACCCTCACTGCTGCCGGATTCGACGACGAGCCGTTCTTCGTCAACCTCGTGCTCGGCGTGCATCGCGGCTTCCAGAACGCCATGCCGTACACGCCACGCGTGTTGCAGTCGATGGTCGATCTGTTGCCCAAGGGCAGCATCTTCTGCGTGAGCGGCATCGGACCGGCGCAACTGCCGTCGGCGATGAATTCTCTGCTGCTCGGCGGCCACGTGCGGGTTGGCCTGGAAGACAACCTGTACTACGAGCACGGCGTGCCTGCGACGAACCAGCAACTCACCGAGCGCGTCGTGCGGCTCGTGCGTGAGATGGGTTACGAGCCCGCCACGCCCACCGAAGCGCGCGAAATCATGGGCCTGCCGCGCAACCGCGAAGTACTGCCGGAGTTCGCTGTGCGCTGA
- a CDS encoding ABC transporter substrate-binding protein, producing the protein MAANRFTRSFALSRILSLSTLAGVAMFCATSQTYAQPVGVTVGVTLSTTGPGASLGIPEKQAIGMLPPTLGGLPARYIVLDDATDPTTATKNARRLATEDKVDAIIGSSTTPACLAVAAVAADTRTPQLGLCPFVPSATQMRYVFSLPQSVAVMADAVLDDMKAHKVKTLGFIGFNDSYGEAWLKDIQARAVARQIQVAPVERYARNDQSVTAQVLKVMSSNVDAVIIAASGTPGALPMSTLRERGYKGRIYQTHGVANNDFLRVAGKSAEGAILPVGNILVAEQLSANHPGKAVATDFAKRYEAQYGAGSRNLFAGYAYDAYLVLDRAVAVAAKQAQPGTQAFRDALVTAVEQTRGLAATHGMINVNAQDHSAYGEDGRVLVTVKGGKWSIE; encoded by the coding sequence ATGGCGGCAAACAGGTTCACACGCAGTTTCGCGCTATCTCGCATCCTTTCGTTGTCGACGCTCGCCGGTGTGGCGATGTTCTGCGCGACATCGCAGACGTACGCCCAACCGGTGGGCGTCACCGTAGGCGTCACGCTCTCGACAACCGGCCCGGGTGCGTCGCTCGGGATTCCGGAGAAGCAGGCCATCGGCATGTTGCCACCGACACTTGGCGGGCTGCCCGCGCGCTACATCGTGCTCGACGACGCCACCGATCCGACCACCGCGACGAAGAACGCGCGTCGTCTCGCGACCGAAGACAAGGTCGACGCGATCATCGGGTCGTCCACGACGCCTGCGTGTCTGGCCGTCGCCGCAGTGGCAGCCGATACCCGCACCCCGCAGCTCGGCCTATGTCCGTTCGTGCCGAGCGCCACGCAAATGCGTTACGTCTTCTCGCTGCCGCAATCGGTCGCCGTCATGGCCGACGCTGTGCTCGACGACATGAAGGCGCACAAGGTGAAGACGCTGGGCTTCATCGGCTTTAACGATTCCTATGGCGAAGCGTGGCTCAAGGACATTCAGGCGCGCGCCGTCGCCCGTCAGATTCAGGTCGCGCCGGTCGAGCGTTACGCGCGCAACGATCAGTCCGTGACGGCGCAGGTGCTGAAGGTCATGTCGTCGAACGTGGACGCGGTCATCATCGCGGCGAGCGGCACGCCGGGCGCGCTGCCCATGAGCACGTTGCGTGAGCGCGGCTACAAGGGGCGTATCTACCAGACGCATGGTGTCGCCAACAACGACTTCCTGCGCGTGGCGGGCAAGAGCGCCGAGGGCGCGATTCTGCCGGTGGGCAACATCCTCGTCGCTGAGCAATTGTCGGCGAACCATCCGGGCAAGGCCGTCGCCACGGACTTCGCGAAGCGTTACGAAGCACAGTACGGTGCTGGCTCGCGCAACCTGTTCGCGGGTTATGCGTACGACGCGTATCTGGTCCTCGACCGTGCCGTCGCGGTGGCGGCGAAGCAGGCGCAACCGGGCACGCAGGCGTTTCGCGACGCACTCGTCACCGCCGTCGAGCAGACGCGCGGTCTGGCGGCCACGCACGGCATGATCAATGTCAACGCACAGGACCACTCGGCTTATGGCGAAGACGGTCGCGTGCTCGTCACGGTGAAGGGCGGAAAGTGGAGCATCGAGTGA
- a CDS encoding feruloyl-CoA synthase — MEHRVNVAAAARRLARPDIEREVRADGSFVIRSRTVLGEFERSPVDWLVQWASRTPEAVFVAERRQPGDAVSDAGLWREVTYGEGLAMARGIGQALLDLDVPRERPVVILSDNSVNHALLVLGAMMAGRQTAIVSSAYSRIAKDMGKLHGILARLDPALVYVEDGDAYARALDGAPIHCPVVVTRHGRADWLRFDSLASTSATAALDAVFAQVHPEDTAKLLLTSGSTGKPKIVVNTHRMLAANQQMIAQCWHFLDETPPVVVDWLPWSHTFGANHNFHMALRNGGAFYVDDGRPVPELVGRSVEALRDVSPTLHFNVPKGFEALAPFLEDDEAFASRFFGRLQVLFYAAASLPPAVWQRFERLASRHCETLPFFTSAWGATETSPLITSVHFPIPGAGNIGLPAPGNELKFVPNGDKLEMRVRGPSVFRRYAGDPEATAQAFDEEGFYRTGDAGRLSDVNDPGAGVIFDGRVSEDFKLTSGTWVSVGALRLRAVTALAPYASDVVIAGHDRDEIGLLIFPSPAMRAKAASVQVSEDDHAGKTLAMHDDVRSLVAQALAQLAHDAGSSQRAARAAILASPPSLEQGEITDKGYVNQRAVLTLRADDVTRLYSDCPSVIRLPSS, encoded by the coding sequence GTGGAGCATCGAGTGAACGTGGCGGCGGCCGCGCGCCGCCTCGCCCGGCCCGACATCGAACGCGAGGTGCGCGCAGACGGCAGCTTCGTGATTCGCTCGCGCACTGTGCTCGGCGAGTTCGAGCGCAGCCCGGTCGACTGGCTCGTGCAATGGGCTTCGAGGACGCCGGAGGCTGTTTTCGTGGCCGAACGGAGGCAGCCCGGCGATGCAGTGTCCGATGCAGGCCTCTGGCGTGAGGTCACCTACGGCGAAGGGCTGGCGATGGCGCGCGGCATCGGGCAGGCGTTGCTCGACCTCGACGTGCCGCGTGAGCGTCCCGTGGTGATTCTGTCGGACAACAGCGTCAATCACGCGCTGCTCGTGCTCGGCGCGATGATGGCGGGGCGCCAGACGGCCATTGTGTCGTCTGCGTACTCGCGCATCGCGAAGGACATGGGCAAGCTGCACGGCATTCTTGCGCGGCTCGACCCGGCGCTCGTGTATGTCGAAGACGGCGATGCCTACGCGCGTGCGCTGGACGGTGCGCCGATCCATTGCCCCGTCGTCGTCACGCGACATGGGCGTGCGGACTGGTTGCGCTTCGACTCGCTTGCGTCGACCTCGGCAACGGCGGCGCTGGATGCCGTCTTCGCGCAAGTGCACCCCGAGGATACGGCGAAGCTGTTGCTGACGTCCGGCTCGACGGGCAAGCCGAAGATCGTCGTCAACACACACCGCATGCTGGCAGCGAATCAGCAGATGATTGCGCAGTGCTGGCATTTCCTCGACGAGACCCCGCCGGTCGTGGTCGACTGGCTGCCGTGGAGCCACACGTTCGGCGCCAACCACAACTTCCATATGGCGTTGCGCAACGGCGGAGCGTTCTATGTAGACGACGGTCGTCCTGTGCCCGAGCTCGTGGGGCGTTCCGTCGAGGCGTTGCGCGACGTGTCGCCCACGCTGCACTTCAACGTCCCGAAAGGGTTCGAAGCGCTCGCGCCGTTTCTCGAAGACGACGAGGCATTCGCCTCGCGCTTCTTCGGTCGTCTGCAAGTGCTGTTCTATGCGGCGGCGAGTTTGCCCCCGGCGGTATGGCAGCGCTTCGAGCGACTGGCGTCGCGGCACTGCGAGACACTGCCGTTCTTCACTTCGGCTTGGGGCGCGACCGAGACATCGCCGCTGATCACCAGCGTTCACTTCCCGATTCCGGGCGCGGGCAATATCGGTCTGCCCGCACCGGGTAACGAGCTGAAGTTCGTGCCCAACGGCGACAAGCTGGAGATGCGCGTGCGTGGTCCGTCGGTATTCCGTCGCTATGCAGGGGACCCGGAGGCGACGGCGCAGGCGTTCGACGAGGAAGGTTTTTATCGCACCGGCGATGCGGGTCGTCTGTCGGATGTGAACGATCCCGGCGCAGGTGTGATTTTCGACGGCCGGGTGTCGGAGGACTTCAAGCTGACGAGCGGCACGTGGGTTTCCGTAGGGGCACTGCGGCTGCGGGCCGTGACGGCATTGGCCCCTTACGCGTCGGACGTCGTGATCGCGGGCCACGACCGCGATGAAATCGGGCTACTGATCTTCCCGAGTCCCGCCATGCGGGCGAAGGCGGCATCTGTTCAGGTGTCAGAGGACGATCACGCAGGAAAGACACTCGCGATGCACGACGATGTCCGCTCGCTCGTTGCACAGGCGCTCGCCCAACTGGCGCATGACGCCGGGAGTTCGCAACGCGCCGCGCGCGCGGCCATTCTGGCGTCGCCGCCGTCGCTCGAACAAGGGGAGATCACAGACAAGGGATACGTGAATCAGCGTGCGGTGCTGACGCTGCGCGCCGACGACGTCACGCGGCTTTACTCGGACTGCCCGTCGGTCATTCGCTTGCCGTCTTCCTGA
- a CDS encoding MFS transporter translates to MKETRMDTGTTALKAAGAARRPWYRGATPAQWRAFGSAYIGWMLDIMDLMLFAMVIRYISVDLHFDKGVAGIIASLTLLATAFGGLFFGFLADRIGRTKSMILSILCYSIGTALCGFADSVTSLLIFRFLLGLGIGGEWSAGAALITETWPAEHRAKVMAWVQSAFAVGYAVAAIVAAVILPHFGWRWVFAFGLVPTVLAFWVRRHVEEPAIWREQRVRLTLGQTLGMLFGPYARSTIVGLAFTAAAMCGYWGLFTWIPAYLSTPVDQGGPGFDLMRSTTWIVIMQIGAAAGFVCFGYIADRIGCRKSFLLFFIVSAITVPLYVAIREPMLLLAFGPVVAFFGTGFYSGFAPTFAEMFPTQVRATAQGFIYNTGRAASALAPAAVGLLSRGENVSVALGATAGFFLLAAIIVYFFLPESHGEALA, encoded by the coding sequence ATGAAGGAGACAAGAATGGACACTGGCACGACCGCCCTGAAAGCGGCGGGCGCAGCGCGTCGACCGTGGTATCGCGGCGCGACCCCGGCGCAATGGCGAGCATTTGGTTCGGCCTACATCGGCTGGATGCTCGACATCATGGATCTGATGCTGTTCGCGATGGTGATTCGCTACATCAGCGTCGACCTGCATTTCGACAAAGGTGTGGCGGGCATCATCGCTTCACTCACCCTGCTGGCAACGGCCTTCGGTGGATTGTTCTTCGGCTTCCTCGCCGACCGCATCGGTCGTACGAAGTCGATGATTCTTTCGATCCTGTGTTACTCCATCGGCACCGCGCTGTGCGGCTTCGCCGATTCGGTGACGTCGCTCCTCATTTTCCGTTTCCTGCTGGGTCTGGGTATCGGCGGCGAGTGGTCGGCGGGCGCGGCGCTGATTACGGAAACGTGGCCAGCCGAGCATCGCGCCAAGGTGATGGCCTGGGTGCAGAGCGCGTTTGCCGTGGGTTATGCGGTCGCGGCTATCGTGGCCGCCGTCATCCTGCCGCACTTCGGCTGGCGCTGGGTGTTCGCCTTCGGTCTGGTGCCGACGGTACTCGCGTTCTGGGTGCGTCGTCACGTGGAAGAACCTGCGATTTGGCGCGAACAACGTGTGCGACTCACGCTCGGCCAGACGCTCGGCATGCTGTTCGGGCCGTATGCGCGCAGCACTATCGTCGGCCTCGCCTTCACGGCGGCGGCGATGTGCGGTTACTGGGGATTGTTCACTTGGATTCCGGCGTATCTGTCGACGCCGGTCGATCAGGGCGGCCCGGGCTTCGATCTGATGCGCTCGACGACGTGGATCGTCATCATGCAGATCGGTGCGGCGGCAGGGTTCGTGTGCTTCGGCTACATCGCGGACCGCATCGGATGCCGCAAGTCGTTCCTGCTGTTCTTCATCGTGTCGGCGATTACCGTGCCGCTTTATGTCGCGATTCGCGAACCGATGCTGTTGCTGGCGTTCGGTCCGGTCGTGGCGTTCTTCGGTACGGGCTTCTATAGCGGCTTCGCCCCGACGTTCGCCGAGATGTTCCCGACGCAAGTGCGTGCTACGGCACAGGGCTTCATCTACAACACGGGACGCGCCGCGAGCGCCCTCGCCCCGGCGGCTGTCGGCTTGCTGTCGCGCGGCGAGAACGTGAGTGTCGCACTGGGTGCTACGGCAGGCTTTTTCCTGCTCGCCGCCATCATCGTCTACTTCTTCCTGCCGGAAAGCCACGGCGAAGCGCTCGCCTGA
- a CDS encoding IclR family transcriptional regulator — protein sequence MKGSKDTPNDVIRRPRAAAVPSAASDEQGGDEINTSSTSVISLRILELLAERNAECGVTHLAEALGVPKARVHRHLTALRQEGYVVQNPRTSRYRIGWRLFLLGQKLVKQFDVVGLARPVMEELRDAVGQTIVISSFTETDVVVLDVMRGRSPLEILLHPGTQFKLHSVAQGKIALAFGAKERRDAVLEGPLDACTPHTITDAMRLSHELALVRERGWADAPEEVFLGVNALAAPITQDDGSLFGTLAIVGSIHYLPAHPNPQTVAALTDAARRISLLLGSGRGN from the coding sequence GTGAAAGGATCGAAGGACACCCCGAACGACGTCATCCGTCGCCCGCGCGCTGCCGCTGTGCCGAGTGCCGCCAGCGACGAACAGGGCGGCGACGAAATCAACACGTCGTCGACTTCGGTCATTTCGTTGCGCATTCTGGAGTTGCTGGCCGAGCGCAATGCCGAGTGCGGCGTCACGCACCTGGCAGAAGCGCTCGGCGTCCCCAAAGCACGGGTTCACCGACATCTCACTGCACTGCGTCAGGAAGGCTATGTGGTGCAGAACCCGCGCACGAGCCGTTACCGGATCGGCTGGCGTCTCTTTCTGCTCGGGCAAAAGCTCGTCAAACAGTTCGACGTGGTGGGGCTGGCACGCCCGGTCATGGAAGAATTGCGCGACGCCGTGGGACAGACCATCGTCATCAGTTCGTTCACCGAGACCGATGTGGTGGTGCTCGACGTGATGCGTGGCCGCAGTCCGCTGGAGATCCTGCTGCATCCCGGCACGCAGTTCAAACTGCACAGCGTGGCGCAGGGCAAGATTGCGCTGGCGTTCGGCGCAAAGGAGCGGCGCGACGCGGTGCTTGAAGGCCCGCTCGACGCCTGTACGCCGCACACCATTACCGATGCGATGCGCCTGTCGCACGAACTCGCGCTGGTGCGCGAGCGCGGCTGGGCGGATGCGCCGGAAGAAGTGTTTCTCGGTGTGAATGCGCTGGCGGCACCTATCACGCAAGACGACGGTTCGCTCTTCGGCACGCTCGCCATCGTCGGCTCGATTCACTATCTGCCTGCGCACCCGAACCCGCAGACGGTCGCCGCGCTCACCGACGCGGCACGGCGAATCTCGCTGCTGCTCGGGAGCGGGCGCGGCAACTGA
- a CDS encoding DUF2165 family protein: MPGAVDTFDALVIFKLVLVTGLTLWSAIAALNNVVAFGASAGAIGRTLSMAPLREAPAIDIPLLRRAMHAKGWATLALLTLIALQVIAAVCLGWGGIQLAAALGGGAKATAIAWATLGLSALSAAWLMMMIGGLWFGYWIRQEGLQLTHMMLLTLTIAAAAVLRL; encoded by the coding sequence ATGCCCGGTGCTGTCGATACGTTTGATGCGCTCGTGATTTTCAAGCTGGTGCTGGTGACTGGCCTGACGCTTTGGTCTGCCATTGCGGCACTCAACAACGTCGTGGCATTCGGCGCGTCGGCAGGTGCCATTGGACGAACACTTAGCATGGCGCCGCTGCGCGAAGCGCCCGCTATCGACATCCCGTTGCTGCGACGCGCAATGCACGCAAAGGGTTGGGCGACGCTGGCACTGCTGACGTTGATTGCGCTGCAGGTGATCGCCGCCGTCTGTCTTGGTTGGGGCGGGATACAGTTGGCCGCTGCACTCGGCGGCGGCGCGAAGGCGACCGCCATCGCCTGGGCGACGCTGGGCCTTTCGGCCCTGAGCGCAGCGTGGCTGATGATGATGATCGGCGGCTTGTGGTTCGGCTACTGGATTCGGCAGGAAGGCCTGCAACTCACACACATGATGTTGCTGACGCTGACAATCGCTGCAGCCGCCGTCTTGCGGCTGTGA
- a CDS encoding NAD-dependent epimerase/dehydratase family protein, which yields MSHSNQQTTSRALVLGATGGIGGEVARQLLAAGWQVRALRRGGAPGPMTDAGIEWIDGDAMRADDVLAAARDCAVIVHAVNPPGYRNWNTQVLPMLDNTIAAATRFGATIVLPGTVYNYGPETFPVLHEDAPQRPLTRKGRIRATMESRLRDASRNSVQTIIVRAGDFFGPLTRNSWFAQGLVKPGQTTRVVQIPNAPGVGHQWSYLPDVARAMVMLIERRHTLDAFANFHMAGHWDADGTEMAAAITRVMSRHGVDVKMRRFPWWLMTLASPFVTTLRELQEMRYLWKQPVRMDNARLVDALGEEPHTPLDVAIHTTLDGLGCLPGKPSAKGFSYP from the coding sequence ATGAGCCATTCCAATCAACAGACAACATCCCGTGCCCTGGTGCTTGGCGCGACGGGTGGCATCGGCGGCGAAGTCGCGCGGCAGTTGCTCGCGGCGGGCTGGCAAGTGCGTGCCCTGCGTCGGGGCGGCGCGCCCGGTCCCATGACGGACGCTGGCATCGAGTGGATCGACGGCGATGCCATGCGCGCCGACGACGTCCTCGCCGCCGCCCGCGATTGCGCCGTGATCGTGCACGCCGTCAACCCGCCGGGCTATCGCAACTGGAACACGCAGGTGCTGCCCATGCTGGACAACACGATTGCCGCCGCTACACGCTTTGGCGCGACCATCGTCCTGCCGGGCACCGTGTACAACTACGGTCCGGAGACGTTCCCCGTGCTGCATGAAGACGCGCCTCAACGGCCGCTGACTCGCAAGGGCCGTATTCGCGCGACGATGGAAAGCCGTTTGCGTGACGCGAGTCGCAACAGCGTGCAGACGATCATCGTGCGTGCTGGCGACTTCTTCGGCCCGCTCACCCGCAATAGCTGGTTCGCACAGGGCCTGGTGAAGCCCGGACAGACGACGCGCGTGGTGCAAATCCCCAACGCGCCCGGCGTCGGCCATCAATGGTCGTATCTGCCTGACGTGGCGCGCGCGATGGTCATGCTGATCGAACGCCGCCACACACTCGACGCGTTCGCCAACTTTCACATGGCCGGGCATTGGGACGCCGACGGCACGGAAATGGCCGCAGCGATCACGCGCGTAATGTCGCGTCATGGCGTCGACGTCAAGATGCGCCGTTTCCCGTGGTGGCTGATGACGCTGGCGTCGCCCTTTGTCACGACGCTGCGCGAGCTGCAGGAGATGCGCTATCTCTGGAAGCAGCCGGTTCGCATGGACAACGCACGTCTCGTCGATGCACTCGGCGAGGAGCCGCACACGCCGCTCGACGTCGCCATCCACACGACCCTCGATGGCCTCGGGTGCCTGCCGGGTAAGCCGTCTGCGAAAGGCTTCTCATACCCCTGA
- a CDS encoding LysR family transcriptional regulator: protein MTSNLSWDLYRTFLAVLTEGSLSGAARALGITQPTAGRHIAALEQALGQTLFTRSQTGLLPTDAAQSLRSHAQAMQHTALAFERAAASHGDGVNGVVRISASEVVGVEVLPPILAALRRAHPDLTIELVPTNRIQDLLHREVDIAVRMAPPQQDALIARRIGVIDVGLHARDDYVARYGAPTSLADLAHHTVIGFDKLTPFLREATRGVPMWARETFAFRADSDLAQLAMIRAGYGIGGCQVPLARRDPRLVRLLPSAFRFRLQTWVTMHEDLRANPRCKVAFDALVAGLSTYMAG, encoded by the coding sequence ATGACGTCAAATCTCAGTTGGGACCTTTACCGAACGTTCCTCGCCGTGCTGACGGAGGGCTCGCTCTCGGGCGCAGCGCGTGCGCTGGGCATCACACAACCGACAGCGGGACGACACATTGCCGCGTTGGAGCAAGCGCTCGGGCAGACGCTCTTCACGCGCTCGCAAACGGGCTTGCTGCCGACGGATGCGGCGCAGTCGCTACGGTCGCACGCGCAGGCGATGCAGCACACGGCGCTGGCCTTCGAACGTGCCGCAGCGAGTCACGGGGACGGGGTAAACGGCGTGGTGCGAATTTCGGCGAGCGAAGTCGTTGGGGTGGAAGTCTTGCCGCCGATCCTGGCGGCGTTGCGTCGCGCGCATCCGGATCTGACCATCGAGCTGGTGCCGACGAACCGCATTCAGGATTTGTTGCATCGAGAAGTGGACATTGCGGTGCGCATGGCGCCGCCGCAGCAGGACGCGCTGATCGCCCGCCGCATAGGCGTCATCGACGTCGGCCTGCACGCGCGCGACGACTATGTCGCCCGCTACGGTGCACCGACTTCGCTGGCCGACCTCGCGCATCACACGGTGATCGGATTCGACAAGTTGACGCCGTTCCTGCGCGAGGCGACGCGCGGCGTGCCCATGTGGGCGCGGGAGACGTTCGCGTTCCGGGCCGACAGCGATCTGGCGCAACTGGCGATGATTCGCGCCGGATACGGAATAGGCGGGTGTCAGGTGCCGTTGGCCAGACGCGACCCGCGACTGGTGCGCCTGTTACCGAGCGCCTTCCGATTCCGGCTACAGACGTGGGTCACGATGCACGAAGACTTGCGCGCCAATCCGCGATGCAAAGTCGCATTCGACGCGCTCGTGGCCGGATTATCCACCTACATGGCCGGATAA
- a CDS encoding alpha/beta hydrolase, whose product MFDPSLFGRMPPDVIASSAPSAPASASASASVLPPSSDPLPDPFAPGRHSLGLSEARDVVLYVPADLPTDKPVPLFVMFHGAGGFPEKVLPFIEPHADRHKFLVLAPHSTFPTWDIVIGGNGPDLERLQAALRKVAVRYRIDAQRVAFAGFSDGASYALSIGVTNGDIASHVIAFSGGFMSIFVQEGLPRVFIAHGLIDEQLPIATSGRQNANKLKAAGYDVQYVEFDGLHIIEPGVVARAIDFFLA is encoded by the coding sequence ATGTTCGACCCTTCCTTGTTCGGACGCATGCCACCGGACGTCATCGCGTCCAGCGCCCCGAGCGCGCCAGCTTCGGCTTCTGCTTCGGCCTCTGTTTTGCCGCCATCTTCCGACCCTCTGCCTGATCCGTTTGCCCCCGGTCGCCATTCGTTGGGCCTGAGCGAGGCACGCGACGTAGTCCTATACGTTCCCGCCGATCTGCCCACTGACAAACCGGTGCCGCTGTTCGTGATGTTTCACGGCGCGGGCGGATTCCCGGAGAAGGTGTTGCCGTTCATCGAGCCGCACGCGGATCGGCACAAGTTTCTCGTGCTCGCCCCGCATTCGACTTTCCCAACGTGGGACATTGTGATCGGTGGCAACGGTCCCGATCTGGAGCGTCTGCAAGCGGCGCTGCGGAAGGTCGCCGTGCGCTATCGCATCGATGCGCAGCGGGTTGCCTTCGCGGGCTTTTCCGACGGCGCGAGCTACGCGCTGTCGATTGGCGTGACGAACGGCGACATTGCTAGCCACGTCATCGCATTCTCTGGCGGTTTCATGTCGATCTTCGTGCAGGAAGGGCTGCCGAGAGTGTTCATCGCCCACGGGCTGATCGACGAGCAACTACCGATCGCCACGAGCGGACGTCAAAACGCAAACAAGCTAAAAGCGGCGGGCTACGATGTGCAATACGTCGAATTCGACGGGCTGCACATTATCGAGCCGGGCGTCGTGGCGCGTGCCATCGACTTCTTCCTCGCCTGA